Proteins from a genomic interval of candidate division KSB1 bacterium:
- a CDS encoding efflux RND transporter periplasmic adaptor subunit, translating into MIPFCFLIACSRSESEEVEASVTPAVEVKIDSVRLGTIPETVGVTGATKVLRQENISSPIDGKVTSLRVLEGDAVKRGQIIAVVETKESLAAMTGAQMLLSRAQTAEEKTRAESALQLAQKQNTALEIRAPFDGVIVTRALNEGEFVAAGGALATVIDLRSLYFIAKAPARELARLKLGQEATVSFQSWPEKNFRCRIDNLKPQIDPVAQMAEVRLRFLTVYPELRSDMFGNADIVIGRHENVFLVPDKAVLRDDETGKHTIVEALGDSLGVIREVEVGIETPTTVAISGEGLRPGMHIIVEGHYGLPDSTRIHIKR; encoded by the coding sequence ATGATCCCGTTTTGCTTTCTCATTGCTTGCAGCAGAAGCGAGAGCGAAGAAGTCGAAGCCTCCGTCACACCCGCGGTCGAAGTGAAAATCGACAGCGTGCGTCTCGGCACGATTCCGGAAACCGTCGGCGTCACCGGCGCGACCAAAGTGTTGCGACAGGAAAACATTAGCTCGCCCATCGACGGCAAAGTGACCTCGCTGCGCGTGCTCGAAGGCGACGCGGTGAAGCGCGGACAGATCATCGCCGTCGTCGAAACGAAAGAATCGCTCGCGGCCATGACCGGCGCGCAAATGTTGCTGAGCCGCGCGCAAACCGCTGAAGAAAAAACGCGCGCTGAATCAGCCTTACAGCTCGCGCAAAAACAAAACACCGCGCTGGAGATTCGCGCGCCGTTTGACGGTGTGATCGTAACGCGCGCGTTGAATGAAGGCGAGTTCGTCGCCGCCGGCGGCGCGCTGGCAACGGTCATTGATTTGCGCTCGCTCTATTTCATCGCCAAAGCGCCCGCGAGAGAGCTGGCGCGCCTCAAACTCGGACAGGAAGCGACGGTGAGTTTCCAAAGCTGGCCGGAGAAAAATTTCCGCTGCCGTATCGATAATCTCAAGCCGCAAATCGACCCGGTCGCGCAAATGGCGGAAGTGCGGCTGCGTTTTCTCACCGTGTATCCCGAGCTGCGCAGCGACATGTTCGGCAACGCCGATATTGTGATCGGCCGACATGAAAACGTTTTTCTCGTGCCGGACAAAGCCGTGTTGCGCGACGATGAAACCGGCAAGCACACCATCGTCGAAGCCCTCGGCGACTCGCTCGGCGTCATCCGCGAAGTCGAAGTCGGCATCGAGACCCCGACCACCGTGGCGATTTCCGGAGAGGGGCTACGGCCGGGCATGCACATTATTGTCGAAGGCCATTACGGCTTGCCGGATTCGACGAGGATTCATATTAAAAGATAA
- a CDS encoding TolC family protein has product MKKLLPIAAVLFFLTLVASACAQTLSLDDCLRLALKKNARLVAAEYDIRAVEQRLKEVGTLRKPSVNLNAGASFAPVTGFDPALTEGGEYAGLIEIKQTLYDGTIRFNRQQTEVNRQQATNAKIRTAADIRLEVRQAYLDLLNAQRQYRLMQQSIADLQSYLETVRALANGGAVPKTDIMKVEIQLQSEQIALNDLSTAMTAAMTRLLEPLGLPLDTTIAIQDSVTLPSLPQPFLNNPDLKEFGFVVEAATLDVKLAQKERLPIISAFGNAGAWTSRNQLLESSSPQVLGYHAGIALELPLWNWGATSARIEQKTAELNARRADYETLRRRLAAEYQTNSIQQRTAAEKLNLLQASRQQAQEQYDLLVAQYAGGGTSALEVLEAHRMLLGFVLQEEQTRAGLDLIHAQLLRLTGEPE; this is encoded by the coding sequence ATGAAAAAGCTTTTGCCAATTGCGGCAGTTCTCTTTTTTCTCACCCTCGTCGCTTCGGCGTGCGCACAGACGCTTTCATTGGATGACTGCCTTCGCCTCGCGCTGAAAAAAAATGCGCGGCTCGTGGCGGCGGAATACGATATTCGCGCCGTCGAGCAGCGACTCAAAGAAGTCGGCACGTTACGCAAGCCCTCGGTAAATCTAAACGCCGGCGCCTCGTTCGCGCCCGTGACCGGATTCGATCCGGCGCTCACCGAAGGCGGCGAATATGCCGGCCTCATTGAAATCAAGCAGACGCTTTATGACGGCACGATTCGGTTCAATCGCCAACAAACGGAAGTCAATCGGCAACAGGCGACGAACGCCAAGATTCGCACCGCCGCCGATATTCGTCTCGAGGTGCGGCAAGCTTATCTCGACTTGCTGAATGCGCAACGCCAGTACCGGCTCATGCAGCAGAGCATTGCCGATTTGCAGTCCTATCTTGAAACCGTGCGCGCGCTGGCCAACGGCGGCGCGGTTCCCAAAACCGACATCATGAAAGTCGAGATTCAGTTGCAGTCGGAACAAATCGCGCTGAATGATTTGAGCACGGCCATGACTGCCGCGATGACGCGCCTGCTCGAGCCGCTCGGTTTGCCGTTAGATACGACGATTGCCATTCAGGATTCGGTGACGCTGCCTTCGTTGCCGCAACCATTCTTGAATAATCCGGATTTAAAAGAATTTGGCTTCGTCGTCGAAGCGGCGACGCTGGACGTCAAACTGGCGCAAAAAGAACGTTTGCCGATCATCTCGGCATTCGGCAACGCCGGCGCGTGGACGTCACGCAATCAGCTTTTGGAATCATCATCGCCGCAGGTTTTGGGTTATCACGCCGGCATTGCGCTCGAACTGCCGCTGTGGAATTGGGGCGCGACCTCGGCGCGAATCGAGCAGAAAACCGCGGAGCTCAATGCGCGGCGCGCGGATTATGAAACGTTGCGCCGCCGCCTCGCCGCCGAGTATCAAACCAATTCCATACAGCAGCGCACCGCCGCGGAAAAATTAAATCTCTTGCAAGCGAGCCGCCAACAAGCGCAGGAACAATACGATCTGCTCGTCGCGCAATACGCCGGCGGCGGCACGAGCGCGTTGGAAGTGCTCGAAGCGCACCGCATGTTGCTCGGCTTCGTTTTGCAAGAAGAACAAACCCGCGCCGGCCTCGATTTGATTCACGCCCAATTGCTGCGCTTGACCGGAGAACCAGAATGA